The following are encoded together in the Natrinema salifodinae genome:
- a CDS encoding cupredoxin domain-containing protein — protein MTGSDRTRRTALKLIGATAAIAGLPAPIAAQDEDETNETDDETDEAVNDDEETDQQPIILAGRSEYWYGIAPEEIEGEENPDLNLEEGGEYDLVWINVDGAEHELIVESEEGEELEASDSSETAGEAVSMTIEADEDAAEYYCEYHPEEMRGAVELDGGFDLSASEHEEHHEGMEPDDETDNESSDTEIEY, from the coding sequence ATGACAGGTTCTGATAGAACGCGGCGGACGGCGCTCAAACTCATCGGGGCGACGGCCGCGATCGCCGGCTTGCCGGCACCGATAGCGGCCCAAGACGAGGACGAAACGAACGAGACCGACGACGAGACGGACGAGGCCGTGAACGACGACGAAGAAACTGACCAGCAGCCGATCATCCTTGCCGGTCGAAGCGAGTACTGGTACGGCATCGCGCCGGAGGAGATCGAAGGCGAAGAAAACCCCGATCTGAACCTCGAGGAGGGCGGGGAGTACGACCTCGTCTGGATCAACGTCGACGGCGCGGAACACGAACTGATCGTCGAGTCCGAAGAAGGGGAGGAACTCGAGGCGTCCGACTCGTCGGAGACGGCGGGCGAAGCCGTGTCGATGACGATCGAGGCCGACGAGGACGCTGCCGAGTACTACTGCGAATACCACCCCGAGGAGATGCGCGGTGCCGTCGAACTCGACGGCGGGTTCGACCTCTCCGCGAGCGAGCACGAGGAGCACCACGAAGGAATGGAACCCGACGACGAGACCGATAACGAATCGAGCGATACCGAAATCGAGTACTGA